The Daphnia carinata strain CSIRO-1 chromosome 9, CSIRO_AGI_Dcar_HiC_V3, whole genome shotgun sequence nucleotide sequence GCGAATTGGATGTGAAGCAGCATATTACCTCGACGTGTTCGCAGGGATAGCCAACAGTGGAACAGCGTACTTCAAAATTATCTGTCGGTAACGTCACAAACGTACCTGGACTGCATTCCGTCATTCCGTACAAAATCTGTGTGGAATATTTCAGCCATTAGTCTTCATCTACGACAAATCGATGTAGGTATTTAATAAGACACCGCAAAATCCTTCatatttaaatcatttatagcTCCTTTGGCTATTTCTTCCGGACATGGTGCACCAGCCATAATACCTGTGGACAGGCTTTTCAGGTCGTATTGTTTCAAATCCGGCAGGCTTAGGATGTCGACAAACATGGTCGGTGTACCATACAGAGATGTACATCTACAATGAAATAGTATGTTGTTATTCTGCCTTTTCTTATTATTAAATTTGCAACCTCTCATAATGGACTGCTTTGACTGCCTCTCTAGCGCTGAAGACAGGACTAGGGAAAACACAAGTAGCCCCATGTGAAGCAGCAGCCAGTACCCCGAGACCGCACCCAAAACAATGATAGAGTGGAACCGGAACACAGATGGTATGCGGCTGATGAAGGAAGCTATGGATTAAAGATGACTGTTAATCAGTCTCGTAAGCATTTGTACCTTTTGGTGATATCCGATTCTCATTCCAACAAGGTAGGAATTATTGACAATGTTTAAATGGGAAAGCGTTGCTCCTTTAGGATTTCCAGTCGTTCCCTTACATAGAAAAGGAGGAATTTATTAAATTAAACCTGTCCAACATGGTAATTCATAGCAGCCAAAATGGTAAACAAAATACGATGGCCTACCGATGTGAACTGAATGTTAGCCGCCTCATCCACCTGAATCTTTCGCTGAGTATTATGAACTTCAGCTATCAGAGCTGGAGTGGCCAAATCCATCAAATCCTTCCATCGTAAAACTCCTCTATAAACAGGTTAATTATGATTCATTATATTTTACGTAATTCAGAATGTGGTAACAACTTATCAATAACCTATTTTGTAACTGATCTGACATAACAATCACTCTCTTTAGAGTAGGTACCAGGGGACTTGACATCACTAATTCATCGCTAAGTCTTTGTTGATCACTGGTGCAGGATGTATCGAGCTCCGGAATTATCTGACGTAAGATGTCCATGAGATTCGTTTTTCGGAAGGTCTTAGCCACAACCAAGGCTTTGACTCCAACTTTATTTAATGCATACTGTAGTTCTGCAGCCTGGTAAGCCGGATTTATATTCACCTGAAAGTTAACGAAAATGTTATATTATTATAGattcaacaaaatgaaatacgaAGGGTTACAAGAATTAATCCTGATCTTGCTGCCGCCCATTGCGTCAAAACCCATTCATAGGAATTGGGGCCCCAAATTCCAATTCGATCTCCTCGTTTTAAGCCCAAAGATAATAGTCCGGCAGCTGCCTTATCTGCCTGAAATGTAAAAcctttttacttatttcggGTCCAGTTCAAATTTTCTACTATGCTTACATCAGTCAGCACTTGATGGAACGTTGTTCTGATGTCTTGGTGAACAAACACAGCAGCTGTTCGATCTCCAAAGCGATCCGCAGCTTGTTGCAACAGTTGACCCAAGGTTAGCCTGAGCAAAGGCACATCTTGTGGCCCAATCAAATAACTggttttaagtttttcttttatttgacAGCCGAATACCCttgggaacaaaaatgcaAAGTCGTCTGCGTTGTTAACAACATTCCCCAGATTATTGACACCTAAAGGAAGTGAACGTATAATAGTATGGAATTTTAATTGAAGAACAAACCTTGATGTGAAGTAAGATCTAATATGATTTCTTTTCAGTTGCAGACGCAAAATGTTGGATCGGCCCAGTTTTATCACCTCGAACATTACCATACTATTTGCATTACCACACGTAATCATGGTGTTCCAGTAGGACAGCTTTGCAGCTACTATAGTGAgttgtaaaaaatatataaaatgtGTTTACTATCTTATATTCTAAGCCCCTCCTCAGAGCTGTTATCTGGCACTGCTTATCAGAACCCACGCTCGCACATATTGATTTCAGTGGTGTTCAAACAAGCCAAAGTTCATATTTTCCTTCCATTTAAGTGGAAATTCTCAGATGCCAAGATCATGCGGAGTATAGGATTCTGGCATCTGGGCATGTCCGGTTCAAAGTTAGATGGGGTTTTTTTCCAGTAAATTCCGCTCCCCAGTTCAAGCGTTGAATTATGTATGGAATGCGGTAGATTCATTGTCGGTTAAAACATCAAATAATAAGCTTATCAGTACGTAAAGGAAATATCTATGCTaccaaaaacgaagaaaacagtGCCTTTTACCTATAAGAAAGTTCGACACTGAATGGATTTTGATTCTAATTTCTCAATTGAACTAGcttaaaataaagaatagaaaatgatAACTTAAGATTCGAAATACCGTTAAAATCAATATATGAAAACATGAGTACTGGTAAGCAGCGCTGGGTTTGGTGGAGGAGGTGTTTGGAATGCTTTGTAATAGATGTATGtctgttaatttttttttttttttaattgctaaAATAGTTTCAAAACTTGCTAGAACATTGTGTGTTGTCATGCAAACAGTATGGTACTCTGTGACATGAAGGAAGTGCCATGTATTAAAACAAAGAATCCAATCAGATCTCTTATTGTAACAAGGTTAGTTCTGCATTCAAATTTCGAAAAGTTTtatattgatttctttttaagcCTTAAACTGTTCGATGACGTTGATGATTGTTGAGTTAGATTTGCAACAATGGTGGTGTCTGAATATTCCCAATTATTCCGTTCCGGTGTAATGAAAGAAACTGTAAGGGATAGCAGATTTGAAAAGAGGTATTcgtaaaattcaaaagtgtAGTTTAGTTGATGGTATGAATATGTTGAACTGGCCATACTCCTTTACAGTCATATTGCTTGTCTATGCCATTAGCAAAGAAGACGCTGACATGTTTGGCTAAGGTTCCTAACTTGAAATTTATTTGCCGTTCCGAGACGCTAAGTGGACtcgcgtgaaaaaaaaagttgaatgaGAGTAAGTGAGTGCTTTAAAGAACTTTTCAATGGctattgaattttattttagttacaaaaacaaaacatgttacaaacaaatttataGTTGTTTTTGCTTCTCCTCCGtctttcccttcctttttcgAAATCACCATGTAAGATTGTCTGTTAACAATGAAATGCATTCCTCCCTCCGTCTCCAATGCATTGGTAACTGCACCTTCAAGAAAATATGTGGAGAATAGTTAATACAAAATGACACAATTTGTAATGAAACCTCATCTAGCGAACTGTAAACACCTTGTCCTCGCTCGTTATCAGCGTAATTGCACCAGTAAGTATTTCACCCTGGCTATGGTCCATAGTTACTGCCAAGTAATTGTGCGAAGTCCCAGTTCAATCCATAGTTATATCCTAGCAGCCAGACTAACAAATCACTGCGAAAAATATCGCCGTTTTCGAGATCCTCACATAATTTGGGTGGAGCTTATgggtcaaaagaaaaattaaatatcgCACATTTTGTCAATTCTGGTTGTTCGCTAAAAATAATTCGTTCAAGCCCTACATGTTATAGGAATTCCGAATGTCTGATTCGTTTTGTTATGTGCTTCGTATTTCTGAAGTTACTGGATACTTCCGGTGTACTTCCGtaaaatttgcataaaaataCGTTAACTTAAAAATCAAGTCGATTATTCAGTGTGAGtgtattcaaatattttttccctAAAATTCCTTTGTTGCGCtgcttaaaacaaaaacccttAAGGTTTAATGCTACCGTCGTCTGTCATGTCCGCCATTAGCTATGTAGACatggaaacatttttgctctgttgttttttaaagtttttgtattgttttgtgCATTTTCTTCAACAAGTAAGTTACATTTGTTCACTATTCTTATCCAagcattgtttttttgctttattagcAAAATTAGGAAGGTGGAAGTCTGTTATGCTAACAAGCAATGATAAGTTGAACGGATATAGCAAGCAAGTCAATGCTCAGATTGTGCTTTAATAGTCACAATCTTCTAATTTCTCTGAGTTTAAGTGTCTCTCACCTCTTCTCCACAGCATAGTGGAGCATTGGTAATTTAATGCTAGAATATTATTTTGCAATGAGTTTTATGAATAGAATTGAGTTGACAAAAATTGGCTAGATTGTTTCAAGCTTAAGCCCATTTTTTGAACTCTTACTATTTAAGACATCTGTCTTAGTCATCTATATCTAAAGGTTCATGTggtttatttattcttttcatctttatATTCCACATCATGACCTTTTTTGGGTGTACTAAATGCTCCCTTATTTGAACAACTCGAATCTTCACCCAACTAGTAAATTGCTGTCACAATTGTTTGGGATAAGTTCTTTTTGTAAAGAgttaaaggtaaaaaacaCTTGATGACTGTTTAGCATACAATGTTTTTTAGGAAGAAAGGCTGTTCTACAGAAgtagttttctcttttcagtCAGCTTCATCATTATGGTCCTAGTAATCTCTGAAAATCACCCGagctagcctttttttttacttgtcattttttaaaatccaacCAAACCATAGGCATACTTTAATGTcttttttatcaaatgttgttgtttggtCTGATTTATTTACATCTATTACGCAGAGTCAATGAGAAACTCCTGGTTGTCGCCTCAACGCCGTCTTCGACTTTGCCATCGTCTCATTGCCGTTTTTCCTTTGCCTCATCACCTTCTTGGCCATCTTCGCCTTTGTCTCATCACCGTTTTGGTCGTCTTCGCCTTCTTTATCTTCGTCATTGTATCATCGCCGTCTTGGTTGCCTTCGTCTAATCGTCGTTTTCGTACCCGTCTCCATCTCATCGTCGCCTTGGCCGTCTTCGTGTCCATCTCATCGCCGCCTTGGCCGTCTTCGTGTCCATCTCATCACCATCTTCGccatcaccgtcttcgccatcaccgtcttcgccatcaccGTCGTCGCCATCACCGTCTTCCCCATCACCGTCTTCCCCATCACCGTCTTCCccatcaccgtcttcgccatcaccgtcttcgccatcaccgtcttcgccacaaccgtcttcgccatcaccgtcttcgccaacaccgtcttcgccaacaccgtcttcgccatcgccatcttcgccatcgccatcttCGCCATCTCCTTCTTCGTCTCTGCCATCGCTATCGCCTTCACCATTCACAAAAAATCGGCTACAATAGGGCGCGGCTCATCAAACATCCCACGGCGATGGAGGGAGTTCATCGTGGATCGTCTCCgtggtattattttattttgtagtgTATAATGTGTCTAGTATGtaagttaacccgttggctgccacgccgtttggtcccatttttttttgtagatgtagggacttgggcgctgttctcctcatggccatggggggaacagtcgccattgcgcctaatggctttatgccattaggcgctaggcaatgcaccattaGGGACTTCTCTTTGTCGGCACGGTGAGAGAtatcctggggtgtgcattacCAGAATGGACTCTTTCACCGTGCCAGCCCgggcttgtcttcggacaagccCCACCTTGGTCGGGGATCCTTCCGACTCGACGTGTAGCGAATGTAGTTtaagcaacctacgggttgcatggcgtggcagccatcgggttaatttagttaagtgtttgtatgtatttatgtatgtatttgtatgtatatatatgtgatgtaaaatagtggtggaattgaagggtggaggtgggacaataaaaataatttcaaatttatataattttctcgtgtatttcattttactttatCAAGTTAGTTTTAATAGTAAACACTTACCATGTATATAAATGAATTCAAGATGTTGACAATATTTAGTGAACAGCCCTTTTCACAGTCGAATAAagacatttcctttttgtctacaaaaaatccaaaaagatCTTCACAATGTGATAGACTTGACTACCCACTAGGGAACCTATACAAGGTTCTTCTGGAACTCCTCTTTGTTTCTTGTGTGTGGAAGAATAATtcaacaacacaacaatggtACTGGATGCCTTTTATTACAGTAACACAGAATAATAATgatatttatttctttcccaAAGTGATTCTGCGGCCACTACAGCATCCTGGTAAATCACTAGGACCTAAAAGAACAGTAACAAAGCTAAAAcgattaaattaaataataccATCACTTAACACTACCTGATATACTCTGGATTTAAGACATGCAGGCTGTGATATCGATTGCAAAGGATTGTCTTCGTGTAGCACCCTTGGTCCCAAATGGGTGTATTCGACTAACCGAGATCAAAAACGTGGTGGCTAAGCCAATCAATGCTGCTcctttgaataatttaaaatgttttacagaATGCTTTTGGACACCAATAGTTGCCATAATACCTTTACTAACTTACTTCACCTTTAAGCACAGATTCAATTCACGAAATCCAGGTCTAAACACGATGAAATCAACGGTAAAATTTCTAGAAGGAAGACGTTCATTTCATGCTTCCATCCTCAGCCAGACGCCACGCGAAATAAAACAGCTGATAGAATAGCGTGAAAGAACAGCTGACGTGGTGGCAATGACAATGGATCGGAATTAGTCACTTCTCCACTAGATGTCTTGAAAATATGCAACATAATTTCCAGCGGACGGTGCTGCAAGTTCACCAGCCTCTAACGGCTGAAATCGAAACTgttttttgacatttgattctcattgtttactttgttgttacgttgaaagcgtgtatttgagtttactTCGTCGGAAttgcttgttgtttttacctccaccacTATTAGTGATGTGCAAATTTTACGTTGCTTCGTTacaaacacaaaatgtaaTCTTTTGGGCATAGaacaaggtaatattaacgtacttttggaaaaccaggtctcatgttgtatcattctggATAAAGCCATTGTTACAAGCGTGGTAGCATTCATTtctcaatgcaacaaaatattcacagtctgtaacagaagatttttttttattggaataaaccttcaagaaattctaacaagatgtgctatttgcCATCAATATTCCGCAAGAATTGGATCTcctgtttacttttttctggTAAGAACCTTATCTGTTCCACTATGgccttaattctgatggctatcaaattaaggggatggttttgaaacatttgttttgattattatGTGTATGGTAGtgctttgaagtggtatacagctcgtacctgaaaactgaactttacgaactttgaaaggccatgttatgttaatttactatagtttacgactgaaactatgcagatcttgtgtaccttgtaaaggaaaacatagttcattttttaaatttgcgaaattttaattttcggtataacttccggtttgaaattgcttaataactcactatctgttggtctgaatgaaaaaagaaccacattttggtaattctcgtgaaatttggggtcgattccatgtgtcagtagaaaatacccgaaaatcgtcaaaaatcgcaaatttcccttagttcaggaaaaatcgcaaatttcccttagttcaggaaaaatcgcgattttggccaaattggacttttcgccaaaaacaggtcaaaataggttagacacaccttaaatttcacgaggatcacgaaaatcaaatttgttttgttgtgggcccagtatttctggagatatagtctacttctggtcacttccggtaatttttttttcaatttcgcaaaaactaaaaaatgaacattaatatgccaaacattttaagcattatGACCATATACAAAATGGTGtagtggcttctttcgtgcttgtttgtttattttattgttgtttgaGTTATTACTAatgacactacttcgttaacagagagtattagcattatgtatcacgctaatgggaaggtatacctggtaaatatagatcatagcatgaagatataccacatactattattataaccttatcataCACGGCCATTTGATgtacagtcaggtttaaaaataaacccgactttttcttattttacgttacgctgtaACTTATTAGCACGCTACGGGAAATTATGTAATACtaatagctctgaggtagagcgtctgactaCGAGCATCaaaagtcaagagttcgaaTCACGTATGGATCCTCTGTGCCAGAGGATTGAGTTATGGTTCCCACtgtagacaatatttctttgtccAAAAACTGAATTactctattgtatttataggtgacattccgagacggaaatattaaattgagttgggacgcacaacaatattattacaagtgcaaataggtttccttcaaaagacatggaaaaatagttacctACTTGACAAGActcatggctctatggttgagcatcggcgtcgcacgcCAGAATTCAAGGGTTCAATTCCCCAAAGAGTCAAagtgaaattaaataaatatatgtatCTCAAAATGTCAATTTAGACACACTATGTATGTATACAATTCAACATCATTAGTGCACTAAAAGTTGTAGAATCTCCATGAAGTAAGATTAAAGTGCATCGTTCCATAAATAATGAAATCGCATAACGACGAAATATTCTCCCATAAGGCgcagcaaaaattgaaaatataacgTGTATGTGCATAAAATGACATTGCGAATTAAGCAAGGAAATGTTCACACCAGTAAACAGAGAAACTTCACGAAAGTAAAAAAGATaagtttcgatttttttttaaagaatttgtattgacaataTTCAGCACAATTTAAACACTTGCAAatttgaaagggcaaaatagccgatttcaaagttgctgtcaaccaaggtagggggagacactacctcagttgactcaccggggagattacccggtgcgtggctaagagaagccggaagaagagcgaaggtcgcggacaagcttttacgtgagcgattaaccgttaattcggatttttgggcagccccacagccctccaatgatatcatcgaaccatggggacccccacgtcccctttccggacagcgcactcacaaccgtttactgctgatcacagtaggggcatgaccccctacgggcttattaaaaatttaagggaaacggggccacagaaaagaagggagcccagatatgcacttcaatttatataacttttaatactttgttttcgggctgcagcaacgactgaagataatgggcaggaagcatttttcaaaaattccttcgggcttccaaccgttattatgaaatttggttcgactggatacctcttttgattcagtatgattcttaacctatttaaagaaaacgaaatatgaatcaatttttaaatgtttgtctatcaatatatattcaataaggatctgtgcaatccttctttacctcttgttttggtgaactactgGTATTAATTGTATTCGGCTAATGGTTTGACAGACAGtgcttgcttggatggtaagttgacgggcagcgaagaAACTCATCATTAAGCGACTTCcattttctaatacctatgcaaataacacaataaatggcattttaattagttgtaatcatgggtttccaggcacaaaaaaaaaaagacagacttattggctgagacggttcaaaacgttccaacttctttcaggaccccTGCATCAGAATGACAGACTGAAGATGAGTTCGGAATTCGCGAATTGAGATAGCGAATTTCGGTAATatacttgatctctttcatgctaggcatgtaatctaaatttgctgtacaatgtacaacaaaaaacaaagcagtaaaataattctgtataaaaaatttataaaattgcattttgttacacctatttggctttgtTAAGTGATAGTAACTTACAACATAGTCCTGTGAAGTTGGTCACCGGGCATGACAAGCAATACATCTTCGATATAAACTGAAGCAGTCTGATTCAAGAATGCTTCCGTTGTCCAAACACACTGCATAGTGACTGATGAAACAGCAGAAAATCAGGATGTAGATTAACTgattttccagaaataagtACTTTTGACGTTCGAAATTCTGATCAACTGTTTTTGCAGTtcgcatttttcaaaattttgagCACATACTTAAGGCCCCCACagcacagaattttttccagttttgcaaaGATACCATCACATCATCTATGAGGAATAGGACatgttaaaagttttctttctttaaaaatctatttatttcataacataccgtgataagctcttcttttgtaacGGGCAGCCCTCTCTAAGTACTTGCATAAGTAATACTTCAATACTAggaacagctgaaacaagtggttgtgataaaaaaaagtatcagcaCCACTGGCAAGAATGTAAACATGAAGACTTGTTAGGGAAAATATCTACAATTGGTACAAATGATAGATGGGGTGAAACCACAATATGACGAAATATCCTGACGACGCAAAGTAcgttacagcgctagcgcgatgcagcagaaaaattcggtgagtgtatgtagagaattacctagaaatctgaccgggaGGTGGCGagagcagtgaaacagaaaaaaagactgatattttttttgattttgggtaaaacggattgccatacccATACCTTctatttaaagttaagacacctTGCCCAATTTACAACAGGTttaattcttacttgtaagttgttattgcagaaaaatgtagcgacgaaatccgccgtctttttgttgtcgacaaaaacgatagtcttggcatcaccgagatcttgtaaaacttcgatcagcttagctctcttatctcttttcgagcactgaaaaacagctgttcaacatccggattggtgccaccgacaatgcctgttgtgacgaatatgtagtcttccatgtacgccgcagccagcgcttgtacttcatctaggaatgtagccgaacacatacaaacacgacggattccctacagagaaacaaatagtattacatcagttCGTTAATTTGACGTTCGTCTTCCGACTTTGTGCAGCACCATTGACTCATCTTATCAATATTATTTCCAAAATGTATTTATTCCCGCttaaaatggtaaaaaaaaaaccgtaacGTCGAATCCTCTGAATAATGCATAAAGGAAAGCAAGATTGAGGTTAAGTTTGATGGTGATGAGACTTATTAACTACTTACTAGTCACGGTCTTAATTGCTTGCTTTAATCTTTTACAGTTTTGATAAAATGATGGACCGTCAACATTATACTGAAATTCTCAtcacaagaaaacaatttcgCATAATTGATGGCTGTGGAAGACTCCTCCCTAACTGGAACATTTAAAACTTCTGAAAAGAAATCtgattaaattttaaagaatattAGTGTAGGAATGTCTTTTTTATGTTATTGTAATTTAAGTTTGTCTTACCAGATGAAACAGGCAAAATCGTCATAGCTAGTGGTTCTGATTTGCCAACATTTCGCGATTCGGTTAACTTAAAGAGCATTAGATTAGCAGCCTGGATCATGGCGAAACTGTAGAAGATACAGGAAATAAAATGGTAACTCTGAAAACTTTTAAGTACCGTAAACTAGCATTTCTTCCTACGCTAGATGTCATCTGCTCCCACACAAACATACGAAAGTCGTTGTTTCGCAGCAGTTCATC carries:
- the LOC130688310 gene encoding medium-chain acyl-CoA ligase ACSF2, mitochondrial-like, with the protein product MITCGNANSMVMFEVIKLGRSNILRLQLKRNHIRSYFTSRVFGCQIKEKLKTSYLIGPQDVPLLRLTLGQLLQQAADRFGDRTAAVFVHQDIRTTFHQVLTDADKAAAGLLSLGLKRGDRIGIWGPNSYEWVLTQWAAARSGLILVNINPAYQAAELQYALNKVGVKALVVAKTFRKTNLMDILRQIIPELDTSCTSDQQRLSDELVMSSPLVPTLKRVIVMSDQLQNRGVLRWKDLMDLATPALIAEVHNTQRKIQVDEAANIQFTSGTTGNPKGATLSHLNIVNNSYLVGMRIGYHQKPHTICVPVPLYHCFGCGLGVLAAASHGATCVFPSPVFSAREAVKAVHYERCTSLYGTPTMFVDILSLPDLKQYDLKSLSTGIMAGAPCPEEIAKGAINDLNMKDFAILYGMTECSPGTFVTLPTDNFEVRCSTVGYPCEHVEVKVVDPATNEILPINTPGEICTRGYNTMLGYWNQPDQTKEIISEDGWIRSGDIGLLDENGYGKIVGRIKDMIIRGGENVYPREIEEILHTHPSVQEAQVVGVPDERLGEEICVWIRCKSQTKSDAIELKNFCAERMAYFKVPRYWMFKKEFPLTVTGKVQKFVMREISIKELNLKN